From Corticium candelabrum chromosome 13, ooCorCand1.1, whole genome shotgun sequence, a single genomic window includes:
- the LOC134188822 gene encoding uncharacterized protein LOC134188822 codes for MVDVVNNENQENAPPRSRLPRDYYSVTDQVNGSPLVGVDLASMFRFNGSAVSDVKTLGVGRKPADSTSSINNSECLQCFPDNVDNGLLANSGSSGCSDFSDAYCVTSDSEPEVRTTTYGNCPKPVKFFVGFDSDSSESDDYFTADECSDFSDEESNEDDLGELDDEDDDITFSDDFHCSSSLQRSLSRSQSWSAPNGLLHKYHRLCIHQSLSESNVINLADGPDTKEKSKPIKCVRFRDNPKVHCIVAWNYAYRVARKGQWEIMAAARDRFQKRIKEFETAYGHIFTKEHHSRQSGDSQ; via the coding sequence ATGGTGGATGTGGTAAACAACGAGAACCAGGAAAACGCTCCTCCACGATCGCGACTTCCTAGAGATTATTACAGTGTCACGGACCAAGTCAATGGTAGCCCACTGGTCGGTGTTGATCTCGCCTCTATGTTTCGCTTCAACGGCTCTGCTGTGTCAGACGTGAAGACGCTAGGCGTGGGCAGGAAACCTGCAGACTCGACATCTTCTATAAACAACAGTGAATGCCTTCAATGTTTCCCTGATAACGTCGACAATGGGTTGCTAGCCAATTCTGGATCTTCCGGTTGCAGTGACTTCTCTGATGCTTACTGTGTGACGTCGGATTCCGAACCGGAAGTCCGCACTACGACATACGGGAACTGCCCCAAACCAGTTAAGTTCTTCGTGGGCTTCGACAGCGACTCGAGTGAGAGTGACGACTATTTTACAGCTGACGAGTGCAGTGACTTCTCGGATGAAGAAAGTAACGAAGACGACTTGGGCGAACTCGATGACGAGGACGATGACATTACATTTTCTGATGATTTTCATTGCTCCTCTAGTTTGCAGAGGTCTTTATCGAGATCTCAGAGTTGGAGTGCACCGAACGGCTTACTTCATAAATATCACAGACTTTGTATACATCAAAGCCTCTCCGAGTCGAACGTTATCAATTTGGCCGATGGTCCCGATACGAAGGAGAAATCAAAACCAATCAAGTGTGTTCGTTTTCGTGACAATCCGAAAGTCCATTGTATCGTCGCTTGGAACTATGCGTATCGGGTGGCACGAAAAGGTCAATGGGAGATCATGGCAGCAGCACGAGACAGATTCCAGAAAAGAATCAAGGAGTTTGAGACGGCATATGGACACATATTTACGAAGGAACATCACAGCAGACAATCCGGAGACAGTCAATAA
- the LOC134188824 gene encoding calcium-activated potassium channel subunit beta-4-like: MSNLRQLSNAPPRRARHSSSTARLTESDTVKMEDKQQSSSSSQSQSLWKPFLLTILFGLLLSLFTTALLVLIRLGLPALRDASFVETNCTTYSIDALVPFSCSYDCGNDFVPCERHFTCQQVLATTHLQRGTAPALLLWDIDAVTSDSLRCSNYPDCKFRMIAQVYGRPGSQYKCYYDTSRPDIVLLRAPSDPLPYLVVPSLTAFASFVLVVALLYWRCRGESVCDETDGEESSLESDVKYYRCTSV, from the coding sequence ATGAGCAACTTACGTCAATTGTCAAATGCTCCGCCTCGACGGGCTCGACACTCTTCGAGCACCGCCCGACTAACCGAGTCGGACACGGTCAAGATGGAGGACAAGCAAcagtcgtcgtcgtcgtctcaATCACAGTCTCTCTGGAAGCCTTTCCTTCTCACTATCCTGTTCGGTCTGTTGCTGTCTCTCTTTACGACCGCGCTGCTCGTCCTCATCCGTCTGGGCCTACCCGCACTCCGAGATGCGAGTTTCGTCGAGACCAACTGCACGACCTACTCGATCGACGCGCTCGTGCCGTTCTCGTGTAGCTACGACTGCGGAAACGATTTCGTACCGTGCGAGCGACACTTCACATGCCAGCAAGTGTTGGCGACGACACATTTGCAACGAGGGACGGCGCCGGCGCTCCTCCTGTGGGACATCGACGCCGTTACGAGCGATTCGTTGCGCTGCTCGAACTATCCCGACTGCAAGTTTCGCATGATTGCCCAGGTCTACGGTCGTCCCGGATCGCAATACAAGTGCTATTACGACACATCACGACCTGACATTGTGCTGCTTCGAGCTCCGTCCGATCCGCTGCCCTACCTCGTTGTCCCCTCTTTGACAGCATTTGCTTCGTTCGTTCTAGTCGTTGCGTTGCTGTACTGGCGATGTAGAGGCGAGTCGGTGTGCGATGAGACGGACGGTGAAGAGAGTAGTCTAGAATCGGATGTGAAGTACTACAGGTGCACTTCAGTATAA